The genomic segment GAGGAGGCATATTACACTATCCTCGATAAGCTCAGACTACCGACCGGTGTAGTTTGGAGCATTCCTATCACTCTACAAATCTCTGAGCAAGAAGCGATAGGCATAGAACCCGAAGCAGAAGTTGCCCTTCGACACCCAAACGGTACTGTACTTGCACTCATCAGAGTCACGGATGTCTATCGCCCTAACCAGTCTGTCGAAGCCAAAAAAGTCTATGGCACAACCGACGGAAACCACCCTGGGGTTGCTGCGATGATTTCTGCTGGAACTGTCTACCTAGGTGGACCAGTTCATCTTATTAACAGCTTCTCGAGCAGTCCGTTCCCCAACCAAAGCTTTACACCCGAGAAAACTCGTACTGAATTTGCTAACAGGGGGTGGAGCACTGTAGTTGCCTTCCAAACACGTAATCCTATTCATCGAGCTCACGAATACTTAACCAAAGTTGCACTCGAAAATGTCGACGGGCTTTTTATTAATCCTCTTGTAGGAAGCACGAAATCCGACGACATTCCAGCTGATGTTCGTATGCGCTGTTATCAAACACTGCTGAAGAATTACTATCCTGAAAACCGCGTATTTTTAGGGACTTACCCTGCTGCTATGCGTTACGCAGGTCCACGGGAAGCTATTTTGCATGCAATATCACGCCAGAATTACGGCTGTACCCATTTTATTGTTGGTAGAGACCATGCTGGAGTAGGTGATTACTACGGGACATATGAGGCTCAACAAATTTTTGAGCGATTTAGTCGAAAGGAATTGCATATCGAACCACTAAAGTTCGAGCATGCCTTCTTTTGTAAAGTTTGTGGTCAAATGGCTTCCCAAAAAAGCTGCCCCCATGGTGGAGACAATCATGTTTTTCTTTCTGGTACAAAGGTCCGAGAACTTCTTGCGACTGGTAAGAAACCACCAAGTCAATTTACACGGCCTGAAATTGCTGAGATCCTAATCGAAACCCAGAGGGCTTCTTAATGTCTATACCAACAGACAACATTGTTTGGCATAGCCACCGTATAACCCAAAATGACCGAGCCGGCACTAAACACCAGCGCCCTGCGATCTTATGGCTAACAGGAATGTCCGGTGCTGGAAAGTCCACACTCGCTAATGCTCTCGAGAGCCACTTGCACAAATTAGGACACCACACCTATATTCTTGATGGTGATAATGTTCGACACGGCCTCAACAAAGATTTGGGATTCTCCGACGAGGACAGAGTAGAGAACATTCGCCGTATTGGTGAAGTATCGAAATTGTTCTTGGACTCTGGACTCATTGTAATGACTGCTTTTATTAGTCCATTTCGAGCTGATCGCGATCTTGTTAGAGGACTTGTTGGTGACGGCGAATTTATCGAAGTATTCGTTCATGCACCCCTTAACATCCTTGAAAAAAGAGATCCTAAGGGTCTCTATAAGAAAGCAAGATCCGGAGAGATTTCTAACTTTACCGGTATAGACTCACCTTACGAAAACCCTGAAAACCCCGAAGTGTTCATCGATACTTCTAAACTCTCTATCGAAGACAGCGTGAAAACCCTTATGGATTATCTAGAATCCGTAGGTGCCTTCACTAAAGCCAAATAATGACAGCAATGTTTGACATCACAACATTTAGCGGATAGATGATACGGCAAGCCAATTTATAGTTACGAAAACACGAAACTCATAAATAAACAAGGTGCGATAAATTCAATAAACTGCTTTTCCACGAACCTCTTTTGTCTTTCACAAATTCCTAGCTAAGACTCACCATTACGGATAGCTGAATACGATTCCGAACGAATAAGATTAAGCCCAAGTGTCATTGGTGCCAAAACTCCAACGAAGAAAAAGGTAAAATCTGGAAGGTTAAGTATAATTGGTAACAAACCGTACGTGAGACCCCAAATCCCACCCCAACGGAATCCAATTAGCAAAATTCCTACAGTGACCCACAATGCCGCTATCGCACCGAAAATACCGTGCTGAAAAGCCATTTGTAACACAAAATTATGAGCATGCTTTGGAAAGAATGGACGGTGTTTTCCAATGAAGTTGTCTTCAAGCATGGAATCAAACGATTGCGAAGTCCCGGTAATAGGATTCTTGAAAGCTGAAGCCAAAGCATAACGCCAAATTTCTGGTCTTGACATTTGACTTGAGGAATCTTCTTTAGATGCTGGTACAAGACTAAGTCGCTCAGAAATTATGGGTACAAGGCTAAGTCGCTCAGAACCACTTGTAGCAACAAAGTACAATCCAGCGTTAACAAAAATCACTGCACCAATTGCAAGAAACATCCAACGGCGGGACAAACGCAACAACGCCCACATGACTAAAACAAAATTGATCATGATCCAAGAAATGCGACTACCTGTCAAACCAATACCAACCATAGTAACCAAAGCCCCAACAACTGAAAATGGTGCGGGTAACAAGAGTGTAGTGGCGCCGAGCAAGCCAATAGTATGACCGTCAAGATTGGGATGGTTAGTAATAACATGTTGACGTTTTTTGCTCCAGGGTAAAAACCCCTGATTTGCGACTAAATCACTTTTCCCCAGCCTGAATACCAATTGCTCTTTAGGTGCCACCGGCTGCCGGGAGTTTACAGAGGAGCCTTCCAATTTCTGCACACTAATCCCAACCGATTTAAAATCTTTTACTAACTGCCACCCGCCCATAACTTCCTCTTCAACCGTTAAATAATTAATCCAGATTTCTGAACCAATAAATCCCGATAAACCGATACGCAGTTCCCTAGAATTAACACCTTCAGGAACCCGCCATACAAGTTCAAGCTCACTCCATTCATTTGTTGCTTGAACCGGCAGTGAACTATAAGCACCAAAAGGATTGGCAGCTAACAGGCTTAAAAACCCACCCCTTGTCGAGCCAGTCTTGAGTGAAATTGTGACTCGGAAGTTCCGACCCTTAATAGGGTTACCATCTCGAAAGGTCTGATAGATAAACTCGCGGTTTCCACTAGGGAAAGAATCGGCCTCGACAACGATCCAACTCTGCTCATAATCACTTGGTTCAATAACACTGTTAGAAGCGCCCCAAAAACTTTGCCATTGTCGGGCTTGTGACCACGAGTGAATGGCCAGAGTCGTAACTAAAACAGCTAGTATTGCAAATGCAAGATAGGACCAGATTTTACGAAAGTAGGAAAAAGCTAGTCCTAGAAATATCGCGAAAAGAGCCTGAAAAAACCACATTACGGCCTGAGATATATCTCCGGACATGAGAGAGGCGACTACAACCCAGAAAGCAAATCCTCCCCATAACATCGTCCACGGCATGATCGAACGGAACAATTCAGCTAAGTGCTTATAAGTCAAAGTATCATCTACCGATTATCATCAAAAGATGCTTTGAATTCGTGATAACGCTTGGACACAAAATCAGAAATCTCTTTACGGAAACGTTCTTCGCCAAAGCGGAGAGCGTTTTGTCTTATGACGTTTGGCAAAAACGCATCACGGTGATCTTCAAAAATCGAGATCGCATCGATCAAACTATCAATCGATTGTTCAGTAAATAAAATGCCTGTCGGATCCTTTTGTCCAAGATTAACTACTGAATCCAAGATGCCTCCCCTACCGTAAGCAATGACCGGTGTCCCACACGCCTGAGCCTCTACTGGCAAAATGCCAAAGTCCTCCTCGGCAGCAAAGATGAAAGCAGAAGCTAACCGCATATGATGCTGTAAGGTTTCCGGCGGCTGGTAACCCAAAATAGAAACATTTGGTCCAGCCAGTGACTCAATTCTCTTCCGCTCAGGACCATCGCCTATAACAATAAGTCTCCGTTCCGGCATCTTCGAAAAAGCTTCAACAATGAGATCTACCCTTTTGTAAGGAACAAGTCGAGATGCAGCCAAAAAATAGGGCTTCTTGTCAGGTTGTAGTTGGAAAGCATCAGTATTAACCGGGGGATGAATAACCCGTGCTTCCCTCCGGTAAACTTTTCGGATCCGCCGAGCAACAAACCTTGAATTTGCCAAAAAGTGATCTACCCCAGGGGCTGTACGGACATCCCATATACGGAGCCAGTGTAAAAGTAACCGCAATACCCAACTTCTAGGCCCCCGGCTTAGACTATGTTCACGTAAGTATTGCACCTGCTGGTCCCAAGCATAACGAAGAGGAGAATGTACATAACTAACATGTAGTTGGTCAGGTCCAGTAATTACACCTTTTGCCACAGCGTGCGAACTCGATAAAACAAGATCATAACCTGATAGATCTAACTGTTCCACCGCTAGCGGCATAAGATTGAGATACCATCGGAATCCTCGTTTAGCAAAAGGAAGTCGTTGAATAAATGAGGTGTGAACGAACCTACTTCGAAGGAACTCTCGTTCGTGACCAGGCAAAAAATCTACGATGCTATATAAGTCGGCGTCAGGAAAAACAAGTAACAACTGTTCAAGAACTCGTTCAGAACCAGCATAAGTTACCAGCCAATCGTGCACTATAGCGACCTTCACGATTTTCGCCCTTCAGAATAACCCCAGATACCTGGTAAATCGATGCCGATCAACTCTGCCGTTGCAGTAACGTCTGGCCGAAAGATCTCCGTGAGCCTTGCTCGCATAACTTCTGACAGGAGTGGCCTCTCATCAGGCCGAAAGGACCTATATAACAACCTTTGGATCCCACGTGATGCCTTGATTTGACCGACCTGCCGAGCAAACCCCCACTTCCTCGCCAAATTAGCCCCCGACTTAATCAAACGGGAAAGATGTGACGAGCGTGAAGTTGAAGCAGGGAGCGTTTTACTATGTAGGTATTTTGGAATGATTAACGGCTGAACTCCTAGAAAAGAAAAAACATCTTGGGAAAACTGTACCGGGTTATCTTCCAACGAATCAAAAAGACAGATGTGGATTTTGCTTTTACTGAATATTTCCAAATAGGAACGTAAGTGGGACCAATACATTCCATGAGCAAGGAAACTCGAGTGTTCTTCCAATGCACTCTCGAAACAAGGACTACAAAGTCCGTGTTTACGAAGATAAAGAAATGCAGAAAAAGCCCGTGCAACGGGCTCCCTCAAACAAACCATCAAACGAACGTCTGGAATTAAATTAACCATCCTCTCAGCCGCTTTCAAAGAAAAAAGGTAATCGTGGGAAATCTCACCAACAACCCTATAACCTTTGGCCCCTTCAAATTGCCGACTGTACCAGTCAACTCCCCTGTGAAAAAAGCGGTCAAAGAAATATAGATCCTTCGCTGGAGTTATATAGGTTTCGGGATGCCATTTAAGAACCTGGAAAAGCCATGACGAACCGGCCTTGCTAGGACCTAGATAGATGAAATTGGGTAATGGCGACACTGTCTTCACCTCACCTGTTTAACCTTATCTGCCCTGAAGCAGTGATACCAGTATTAAGCGCCACATCCTGTCACTCCTCAAATAGCATTCGAGCTTTGCGAACTAATCCATAAGCAGATCCAACAAAAATCCCAACAGGAATAATCAAACTTGGGGCTCCAAGTCCGTGATCAAAAAGAGCCCCAACAAGAACAAAGACTATCAGTCCCTGACAAGCGAAAAGATAAGCATGTGTTAAGCCTGGCCCAACCAATCGCTTTCTTGCTATACCAAGGCTACGAAAAATCATTAACCAGACCAAAAGAAGTAACGTTAAACCCGTGACACCCAACTCGGCTAATAAATGAAGATATGAATTATGGGCAGAGAGATCACTAATTACTCTATCCCCTTTAGTAGCAAAGTAGACCAACCCACGATGGCCAATGAATCCCGTGTTCATATCATTAAAGCGACCAAATCCAATGCCGAATATTGGACTATCTATAAAGAGGCGACTGGCATAAGTCCAATAAAGCATGCGAACCATAAGATTGTGATTCTCCCCAACATAAAGACGTTCTCTACCAGGCATCCATTGTCTACGCTGAGCAGTAAGAATCGCCGATGAAATAACCTCCTCTGTAAATACATCTTTAGTACGTTGAAAAGTCTGAGGTGCAACAATCGGTAACGAAACCAAGGTGATTAAGATAATCAAGGCTCCCGTAATTAGACTACGAATTCGCCAATTTCTCACCAGATACCACAAGAGCGCAACCGCAAACGCCACAAGAGCTTGACGCGAAGCCGTGCCGAAAACAACAAACACAAGTCCTCCAGCAAGAAACACCAGGGCCCATCTACGAGTCTCTAACCCAATGATCAAAAAAAGTGTAGCAAGCACACCGAAAAATAGCCCTGCCGTATTGTGCATAGCATGAAATCCAACAAAATCATCCGCGGTTCCACCTGAAAGAAATTTTGGGTGATAAAACCACCAAATTACGAACAAACCAATTGCATACCCCCCAATAACCATCGCGCTCTTTAAAGCACTGTGAACGTATCGCATGTTCACAGGCATCAAAGTAAAGAACAAAAGCGGTAGATAGGCAACGAAAATCTTTCCATCACCATCGAAAAATCCGAGATTAAGAAGGTCTGCCGGGTGGATCCCACCAACTGTAACACCAATTAAAAGCCAGTAAAACAAATTTAAAAGGACAATCAAAGAAACTCGATTAATGTGGCTTCTATAGAGACACAAGGCCAAAATAATGCCTAATACAGTAAGAACTAATCCTATCAGAACCGGTAACTTTATTCGTAAAAAGAAAACTCCCCAGAGGAGAAGGAACGAAGTTAAGCTAATTAGGCTTATGCTGGCATTATTTGAGACCCAGGTAAATACGAATCGCATACATCCCAGGGCAAGCGCCAACCAGCCAGGAAGGTTATTGGTGTTCAAGGTACTGGAACTTCGAGACGTCGAATAGTCCGATTTGCCCTTACCACTGAAATTAGGTTCTTGAAAGCAAGGGTAATAGAAACAGCTATAGCAATTCCTATCGTTTCCGATCTACCGCCAAGGAAAATACCTAGCGTTAAAGTAAGGACCAGGGTGATAAAGCTTGCAGATATTTCAAATCTTTCCGCGTTAGTCATCAAGTTGAAGAATTCCCCCAAACCCATACTTGATTTTATCAACTGCCCAACAGCAAGAATAACCACGAGAGGGAATGCTTGGGTAAAGTCTGGACCCGATAGACCAAGGAAAAATTTACCTGCTCCAATAAAAACTAGGAAAATAGGTAGATACAAGGCCACTGCATAAATCCGCGTTTGCAAGAAATGACGCCGAAGTAAGGTCGCTTTCCGACGCGTGAAATCTCGCACGAAAATCGGTGAGTAAACACTTTGTAACGCGGTAAAGAGTATTCCGACCTGAGCAACCAACTGGTAGGACACGCCAAAGTAACCCACTTCTTCCGGAGAAGCAAAAAATGACACGAGAATAATTGGTACACGAAGGTTTGCCTGATTAGAAAGATCTATCAACCAAAACCGAGCCGCCACGGCATTAGTCCCTAATTCCGAAGAAGCGACAGGATAGTGCTTTGAAGATTTTGCCTCACGTCGGGTTAAGCGCAGTCCATAATCGGCCAGCCCTACTGCAATGATGGCTACTGAGAAGAGCGCGATGGAAAAACCAACAAT from the Trueperaceae bacterium genome contains:
- a CDS encoding glycosyl transferase family 1 translates to MKVAIVHDWLVTYAGSERVLEQLLLVFPDADLYSIVDFLPGHEREFLRSRFVHTSFIQRLPFAKRGFRWYLNLMPLAVEQLDLSGYDLVLSSSHAVAKGVITGPDQLHVSYVHSPLRYAWDQQVQYLREHSLSRGPRSWVLRLLLHWLRIWDVRTAPGVDHFLANSRFVARRIRKVYRREARVIHPPVNTDAFQLQPDKKPYFLAASRLVPYKRVDLIVEAFSKMPERRLIVIGDGPERKRIESLAGPNVSILGYQPPETLQHHMRLASAFIFAAEEDFGILPVEAQACGTPVIAYGRGGILDSVVNLGQKDPTGILFTEQSIDSLIDAISIFEDHRDAFLPNVIRQNALRFGEERFRKEISDFVSKRYHEFKASFDDNR
- the cysC gene encoding adenylyl-sulfate kinase, with the protein product MSIPTDNIVWHSHRITQNDRAGTKHQRPAILWLTGMSGAGKSTLANALESHLHKLGHHTYILDGDNVRHGLNKDLGFSDEDRVENIRRIGEVSKLFLDSGLIVMTAFISPFRADRDLVRGLVGDGEFIEVFVHAPLNILEKRDPKGLYKKARSGEISNFTGIDSPYENPENPEVFIDTSKLSIEDSVKTLMDYLESVGAFTKAK
- the sat gene encoding sulfate adenylyltransferase is translated as MSDAIIPPHGGALIQRTLTGNDRKKAIEIGSKAISVVLSERGLHDLECLATGVYSPLDGFVTEEAYYTILDKLRLPTGVVWSIPITLQISEQEAIGIEPEAEVALRHPNGTVLALIRVTDVYRPNQSVEAKKVYGTTDGNHPGVAAMISAGTVYLGGPVHLINSFSSSPFPNQSFTPEKTRTEFANRGWSTVVAFQTRNPIHRAHEYLTKVALENVDGLFINPLVGSTKSDDIPADVRMRCYQTLLKNYYPENRVFLGTYPAAMRYAGPREAILHAISRQNYGCTHFIVGRDHAGVGDYYGTYEAQQIFERFSRKELHIEPLKFEHAFFCKVCGQMASQKSCPHGGDNHVFLSGTKVRELLATGKKPPSQFTRPEIAEILIETQRAS